In one window of Candidatus Cloacimonadota bacterium DNA:
- the tsf gene encoding translation elongation factor Ts encodes MSISAKLVMELRAKTNAGMMDCKKALIENNGDMEAAVLWLREKGISKAAKKASRIAAEGLVFEASNDEIAALVEFNSETDFVAKNEEFIAFGQTMANLILENEISNVEELKALKIEDSNVETKLTDMIAKIGENMNIRRLARVKADGFITTYLHMGGKIGVILNMTGEATEENKEKAKDVAMHVAAMSPDFLDKSEVTEEILEKEKSIMKAQLLEEGKPENIIDKILIGKMNKFYEENCLLQQKFVKDDKITIAQYLGKDLGIKEVVRFKLGEGLEKRNEDFAAEVAAQMN; translated from the coding sequence ATGAGTATTTCTGCAAAATTAGTGATGGAATTAAGAGCTAAAACTAATGCAGGTATGATGGACTGTAAAAAAGCTCTGATAGAAAATAATGGAGATATGGAAGCAGCTGTTCTCTGGCTGCGCGAAAAAGGTATCAGCAAGGCTGCAAAAAAAGCCAGCCGTATCGCTGCTGAAGGCTTGGTCTTTGAAGCTTCTAACGATGAAATCGCTGCTTTGGTCGAGTTCAATTCTGAAACAGACTTTGTGGCAAAAAATGAAGAATTTATTGCTTTTGGCCAAACAATGGCAAACCTTATTCTGGAAAATGAAATATCAAACGTAGAAGAACTGAAAGCACTTAAAATAGAAGATTCGAATGTTGAAACAAAACTCACTGATATGATCGCTAAAATTGGTGAAAACATGAATATTCGCCGTTTAGCACGTGTTAAAGCAGATGGTTTTATAACTACATATCTGCACATGGGTGGTAAAATCGGCGTTATCTTGAATATGACTGGTGAAGCTACAGAAGAAAACAAAGAAAAGGCAAAAGATGTAGCAATGCACGTAGCTGCAATGAGCCCCGATTTTCTGGATAAATCTGAAGTAACAGAAGAAATCCTGGAAAAAGAAAAGAGCATTATGAAAGCTCAACTTCTGGAAGAAGGCAAACCAGAAAATATCATCGATAAAATTTTGATCGGTAAGATGAATAAATTCTACGAAGAAAATTGCCTGCTTCAGCAGAAATTCGTAAAAGACGACAAGATCACGATTGCTCAATATCTGGGCAAAGATCTTGGCATTAAAGAAGTTGTTCGCTTTAAACTGGGTGAAGGTTTAGAAAAAAGAAACGAAGATTTTGCGGCAGAAGTTGCTGCTCAGATGAACTAG
- the pyrH gene encoding UMP kinase — protein sequence MHTYKPEKIHTLILKLSGEVLAGNKGFGFDMDRINELIDEVITIRKMGYRIGIVLGGGNFFRGASEMGGKLNRVTADNVGMLATVQNALVFSNMMKNRNYQTEVYSAFQVERIAKFYTPNRAITSLNEGKICFFCGGIANPFFTTDTTAILRAVELKADIVFKATKVDGVYTADPVKNKDAKFLKDVTFDEVLDKKLKIMDMTAFSLAREYNMPIKVFNIGIRGNLKDAVSSKNIGTFVHS from the coding sequence ATGCATACTTACAAACCGGAAAAGATACATACTCTGATCTTGAAATTGAGTGGAGAAGTTTTAGCAGGAAATAAAGGTTTCGGATTTGATATGGATAGGATCAATGAACTCATCGATGAAGTAATCACTATCCGTAAAATGGGATATAGAATAGGCATCGTGCTGGGAGGAGGAAACTTCTTTCGGGGAGCTTCTGAAATGGGCGGTAAACTGAACAGAGTTACTGCCGATAACGTAGGAATGCTGGCTACAGTTCAAAATGCCCTGGTTTTTTCTAATATGATGAAAAACAGAAATTATCAAACCGAAGTTTATTCTGCCTTCCAGGTAGAAAGAATAGCTAAATTCTACACTCCAAATAGAGCTATTACATCTTTGAATGAAGGCAAGATATGTTTTTTCTGCGGTGGTATTGCAAATCCATTTTTCACAACCGATACAACAGCCATTTTGCGTGCGGTAGAACTGAAAGCTGATATCGTGTTCAAAGCTACTAAAGTTGATGGTGTATACACTGCCGACCCAGTTAAAAATAAAGATGCAAAATTCCTGAAAGATGTAACTTTTGACGAAGTTCTGGATAAGAAATTGAAAATAATGGATATGACAGCATTTTCTCTGGCTCGTGAATATAATATGCCCATAAAGGTTTTCAATATTGGGATCAGGGGAAATTTGAAAGATGCAGTTTCGAGTAAAAATATAGGAACGTTTGTTCATTCCTAA
- the rpsI gene encoding 30S ribosomal protein S9: MQYFDAIGRRKKSVARVRLTPGTGKRMANNRTVKSYLGRETLEMIIEQPLKLVELSDKIDVTVNVDGGGLSGQAGAIRHGIARALCKYDEDLRPALKKQGFLTRDPRMVERKKPGQPKARKRFQFSKR; encoded by the coding sequence ATGCAATATTTTGATGCAATTGGCAGAAGAAAGAAATCTGTAGCAAGAGTTCGTCTTACTCCCGGAACCGGTAAAAGAATGGCAAACAACCGCACCGTAAAAAGCTATCTGGGAAGAGAAACTTTGGAAATGATCATCGAACAGCCACTCAAATTAGTTGAGCTCTCCGACAAGATCGATGTAACTGTAAACGTTGATGGTGGTGGACTTTCCGGTCAGGCAGGAGCGATTCGTCATGGAATCGCCAGAGCTCTTTGCAAATATGATGAAGATCTTCGCCCAGCTTTGAAAAAGCAAGGCTTCCTTACTCGTGACCCCAGAATGGTGGAGAGAAAGAAGCCAGGTCAACCCAAAGCAAGAAAGAGATTCCAATTCTCAAAACGTTAG
- a CDS encoding BatA domain-containing protein, which translates to MISFLNSGILFLASAIVIPILIYLFAKKRPKKIVFSTIRFIKESQQQQKKRINLKNLILLLIRMLIILLVILAISRPAIRSEILTSSSTHPKTALAIIIDNSYSMNYLVDTQTEMEKAKEIAFKINEMLNEDDVVILLTADENWNELHGNSTFGKFDTDLIKELKITSKSLSTKDVLENAEKKLSEIHLPNREIIMISDLQQSELPDQMTIPTFLIPTSDIDDRVNISCEKSRLQNEIVKKGLQKKISFELVNHSNSVQQDVIYRLFLDGNTISEKVTDLQPKQLKTETFELELETEGWHSGYVEVKNERLIFDNRSFFSFFHDASLRVAVLSDLPQLPLTLDSILEIYTGDDGTYDLISTDELNSDFLKTYDNIIVYKRTFSPRLEFILDDLQSKNMGILFIADENLNVDSQDYLAKKFSLQFSEFNHFSSPVKLSYANPYHPISREIKNVESIQINDFWKTSKSADALLKSADLPVAIQKEKSCLWLFDVASLQNPFLLNNAFPVFAYNSLRFTSQSDLIISSKKVGDQLSGSLITLPNGNEITPGNKKVISEVSGIYKIDDKLIPVNLDYAESSYSRLSKPHTKNLQVLETDWQQNILHSRYGFEIWKYLLIFVLILFALEMFIVKKEETK; encoded by the coding sequence ATGATTTCATTTTTAAATTCAGGAATATTATTTCTGGCTTCTGCCATAGTAATTCCGATTCTCATCTATCTTTTCGCCAAGAAGCGACCGAAAAAAATCGTTTTCAGTACTATTCGTTTCATCAAGGAAAGTCAGCAGCAGCAGAAAAAACGCATCAACCTGAAAAACCTGATCCTGCTTTTGATCCGAATGCTGATAATCCTGCTGGTAATTCTGGCAATTTCCCGTCCTGCTATTCGCTCGGAAATACTTACCAGCAGCAGCACTCATCCCAAAACAGCTTTAGCAATTATCATCGATAATTCCTACAGCATGAACTATTTGGTGGATACACAAACTGAAATGGAAAAAGCCAAAGAGATTGCTTTTAAAATTAATGAAATGCTGAATGAGGATGATGTGGTAATTTTACTTACAGCAGATGAAAATTGGAATGAACTCCATGGAAATTCTACATTTGGCAAGTTTGATACCGACCTGATAAAAGAACTAAAAATTACTTCCAAATCGCTTTCTACAAAAGATGTACTGGAAAATGCAGAAAAGAAATTATCGGAAATTCACCTTCCCAATCGAGAAATTATCATGATCTCCGACCTGCAGCAAAGTGAACTGCCCGACCAAATGACAATTCCTACTTTTCTGATCCCAACTTCCGATATTGATGATCGAGTTAATATCAGTTGTGAAAAAAGTCGATTGCAAAATGAGATCGTAAAAAAAGGTTTGCAGAAAAAGATCAGCTTTGAGCTGGTGAATCATTCCAATTCTGTTCAGCAGGATGTAATTTATCGCCTGTTTCTGGATGGAAATACAATTTCCGAAAAAGTAACTGATCTGCAGCCAAAACAACTTAAAACAGAAACATTTGAACTTGAATTGGAAACCGAAGGCTGGCACAGCGGATATGTGGAAGTAAAAAACGAACGGCTGATCTTTGATAACCGCAGCTTTTTCAGTTTCTTTCATGATGCAAGCCTGCGCGTGGCAGTTCTTTCCGATCTTCCCCAGCTTCCTCTCACTTTAGATTCGATCCTGGAAATTTATACCGGAGATGACGGAACTTATGACCTGATCTCCACTGACGAATTGAATAGCGATTTCTTAAAAACTTACGACAATATTATAGTTTATAAACGTACTTTTTCTCCACGTTTGGAATTCATTTTGGATGATCTGCAAAGCAAAAATATGGGAATTCTATTCATTGCAGATGAAAATCTCAATGTTGATTCGCAAGATTATCTGGCCAAAAAATTCTCACTCCAATTTTCTGAATTCAATCATTTTTCGTCACCAGTAAAACTTAGTTATGCAAATCCTTATCATCCTATTTCTCGTGAGATCAAAAATGTTGAATCAATCCAGATAAATGATTTCTGGAAAACGTCAAAATCGGCTGATGCCCTTTTGAAAAGCGCTGATCTGCCTGTTGCTATTCAAAAAGAAAAATCATGTTTATGGCTGTTTGATGTTGCCAGTTTGCAGAATCCATTTCTGCTGAATAATGCGTTTCCTGTTTTTGCTTACAATTCGCTTCGTTTTACCTCTCAATCAGACCTTATCATATCATCGAAAAAAGTTGGAGATCAACTCTCAGGATCACTGATAACACTTCCAAATGGTAATGAAATAACACCGGGAAATAAAAAGGTTATTTCAGAAGTTTCCGGAATTTATAAAATCGATGATAAATTGATTCCGGTTAATCTGGATTACGCTGAAAGCAGTTATTCGCGACTCTCCAAACCACACACGAAAAACCTGCAGGTTCTGGAAACGGATTGGCAGCAGAATATTCTACATTCGCGTTATGGCTTTGAAATCTGGAAATACCTGCTGATCTTTGTTTTGATACTTTTTGCTTTGGAGATGTTCATCGTAAAAAAAGAAGAAACAAAATAA
- a CDS encoding GNAT family N-acetyltransferase yields the protein MINVFPVETKKDLKQFIMLPFQLYKDDPYWVAPIISEQKKFFDPKKNPYYEHSEVQLFLAEKNGEIVGRISAQTNTQHNKFHEDKVGFFGFFECINDQAVANELIDEAYAWNKERGKDTLRGPMNFSTNDECGLLVDGFESSPFIMMTHNKPYYPDLLTKAGFAKSMDLLAYLIPRRPTPERLQRVVNKLQERGRFTVRSLSTKKKDLRKDLEMVFTVYTKAWERNWGFVPMTEKEFFHLIDSVIDIVMPEFFYLAFVEDDPVGFYVALPDYNQVIKKMKGKLFPFGIFHLLFGRNKIDAMRVVTMGVIKEYQGRGIDTVFYTRNFQIANEHKKLDIKNAEMSWILETNTMMNRIATNLGGYVHKTYRVLDKKIT from the coding sequence ATGATAAATGTATTTCCTGTAGAAACTAAAAAAGATTTGAAACAATTCATAATGCTGCCGTTTCAACTTTACAAAGATGATCCGTATTGGGTTGCACCTATCATTAGTGAGCAGAAAAAGTTTTTCGATCCGAAAAAGAATCCTTATTATGAACATTCGGAAGTCCAGCTTTTCCTGGCAGAAAAAAATGGAGAAATTGTAGGTAGAATTTCGGCTCAAACCAATACTCAACACAATAAATTTCACGAAGATAAAGTAGGATTTTTCGGTTTCTTTGAATGCATAAATGATCAGGCTGTAGCCAATGAATTGATCGATGAAGCTTATGCCTGGAACAAAGAGCGTGGAAAAGATACTCTTCGCGGTCCGATGAATTTTTCTACCAACGATGAATGCGGACTTCTGGTGGACGGTTTTGAATCTTCACCTTTCATCATGATGACACACAACAAGCCATATTATCCGGATCTTCTCACTAAAGCCGGTTTTGCCAAAAGTATGGATCTGCTGGCTTATCTTATTCCTCGCCGTCCAACACCTGAACGTCTTCAACGAGTTGTAAATAAATTACAGGAACGCGGCAGATTCACAGTTCGTTCACTTTCTACAAAAAAGAAAGATCTGCGAAAAGATCTGGAAATGGTGTTCACAGTTTATACCAAAGCCTGGGAAAGGAATTGGGGATTCGTTCCCATGACGGAAAAAGAATTTTTCCATCTCATCGATTCTGTGATCGATATTGTGATGCCGGAATTTTTCTATCTGGCGTTCGTGGAAGATGATCCAGTCGGATTTTATGTGGCTCTTCCCGATTACAATCAAGTCATCAAAAAGATGAAAGGGAAACTCTTTCCTTTTGGAATTTTCCACCTGCTTTTCGGACGCAACAAAATCGATGCCATGCGTGTTGTAACGATGGGTGTCATCAAAGAATATCAAGGTCGCGGTATCGACACGGTTTTCTATACAAGAAACTTCCAGATAGCCAACGAACACAAGAAACTCGATATAAAAAATGCCGAAATGAGTTGGATATTAGAAACCAACACAATGATGAACCGTATCGCTACAAATCTGGGGGGATATGTTCACAAAACTTACAGAGTTTTGGATAAAAAAATAACATAA
- the frr gene encoding ribosome recycling factor — MDEVLMDIEMRMEDAFKALLNRFSKTRTGRANASALEDIRIDYYGASTPIKQLCNISIPEPRLIVIQPWDKTSLSNIEKAILASNIGVTPENDGNVIRLPFQPLTEETRRDIVKQIKKIAEEAKIEIRNIRREGNDSLKKMEKSSDISEDDQQRGLKEIQDLTDKWIEKISDASSSKEKEIMEV, encoded by the coding sequence ATGGATGAAGTTTTAATGGATATTGAAATGAGAATGGAAGATGCCTTTAAAGCACTTTTGAATAGATTCTCCAAAACAAGGACAGGTAGAGCAAATGCTTCTGCTTTGGAAGATATCCGAATCGATTATTACGGTGCTTCTACTCCTATAAAACAGCTTTGCAATATTTCTATTCCCGAACCTCGATTGATCGTTATTCAACCCTGGGATAAGACCTCACTTTCCAATATCGAAAAAGCAATTCTTGCTTCCAATATCGGTGTAACTCCCGAAAATGACGGTAATGTTATCCGACTTCCGTTCCAACCTCTTACAGAAGAAACTCGCCGTGATATTGTGAAACAAATTAAAAAGATTGCAGAAGAAGCAAAAATTGAAATCCGGAATATCCGTCGGGAAGGAAATGATTCTCTTAAAAAAATGGAAAAAAGCAGTGATATCAGCGAAGATGATCAACAACGTGGGTTGAAAGAAATCCAGGATCTTACCGATAAATGGATCGAAAAGATTTCGGACGCTTCATCTTCCAAAGAAAAAGAAATAATGGAAGTATAA
- the rpsB gene encoding 30S ribosomal protein S2 — MSVVTMKALLESGVHFGHQTHKWNPKMDKYIFIKRNGIHILDLKQTLDAVNEAFMFVKEIASKGENVLFVGTKKQAKEAIEEAAKKCGAFYVSNRWYGGMLTNMKTIRNSIAKLDYYEQIVEDGTINSFTKLEATKMKKNYDKIINGLGGIREMERLPGAVFIVDIINEKIAVHEARKLGIPIVAMVDTNSDPDLVDYVIPANDDAIRAIHLMSNIMADAVIDGKQSMMEGADITPPEEKEKTEESAKEKVEENKEKKAEKKETKKPETKKTEKKTAKKEDKKESK, encoded by the coding sequence ATGTCTGTAGTAACAATGAAAGCTCTTTTGGAGAGCGGTGTTCATTTTGGCCATCAAACTCACAAATGGAATCCCAAAATGGACAAATATATTTTCATCAAAAGAAACGGCATCCACATTCTGGACCTTAAACAAACTCTGGACGCAGTAAATGAAGCGTTTATGTTTGTTAAAGAAATTGCAAGTAAAGGTGAAAATGTACTTTTTGTAGGAACAAAAAAACAAGCAAAAGAAGCGATCGAAGAAGCAGCAAAAAAATGTGGTGCATTTTATGTAAGCAACCGCTGGTATGGCGGAATGCTTACAAATATGAAAACAATTCGCAACAGCATCGCAAAACTCGATTATTATGAGCAGATCGTAGAAGATGGCACGATTAACAGTTTTACCAAGCTGGAAGCAACTAAAATGAAGAAAAATTACGACAAGATCATAAACGGCCTGGGTGGTATTCGTGAAATGGAAAGACTTCCAGGTGCTGTTTTCATCGTTGACATTATCAATGAAAAGATCGCAGTGCATGAAGCGCGTAAACTTGGCATTCCAATCGTGGCAATGGTCGATACAAATTCCGATCCCGATCTGGTAGATTATGTAATTCCTGCCAATGATGATGCTATTCGTGCTATTCATCTCATGTCCAATATCATGGCAGATGCTGTTATCGACGGCAAACAATCCATGATGGAAGGTGCTGATATTACACCACCGGAAGAAAAAGAAAAAACAGAAGAATCAGCCAAAGAAAAAGTAGAAGAAAATAAAGAGAAAAAAGCTGAAAAAAAAGAAACTAAAAAGCCTGAAACTAAAAAAACTGAAAAGAAAACAGCTAAAAAAGAAGATAAAAAAGAATCAAAATAA
- a CDS encoding T9SS type A sorting domain-containing protein, producing the protein MRKILIILSCFMFLAGFLWGQTEIDTWQKLSDVRSTLTGDYVLTGNLSKSTSDYYTVLFPGKTYKNTWATGTYYVNDLVLHDGIYYYATVETSNEPPHEDWAEAEGWNPIGGGGTADKFTGTIDGDGSNNYTISDIYINHPDTPNVGLFGHIGRGAVIKNLGLETVDVKGARGTGSLVGRVTGDETTFIEYCYANGGTVVGDGATGGLVGSNNSHSTSPSNRNEHPTIQYSWANIAVSWSQKSGSGADKFGGLAGCNQKGNVFFCYARGTVTVDNDPAVTVSNDDGSVPSRIGGLIGCILIRGLVESCYSTGLVTTNGSVANVGGLVGRGGTGGAGGNAYDSFYQSPVTVDTEDIVNPNLLNAPVGLVAYTPAGVTLKNQTEMQTQSTYTDAGWDFDNIWTISGGYPELSSTMPTIYSVVLTNGNSFNPSVSPGNSDQTIGRFALNLGSTGTSYLERVTVKLNGTRTGASNFKLWESTDENFGSGTQYGLTVSSDPGTGGSVSFAKSGFTINTSTKYYFLTCDVASDATGSIDAELFDSSSLLFYAGELSEDYFGTEADPILQPLSGDDATLPVVLSDFSAEIVNSTPVINWTTQSETENLGWNIYRSESENGWQNNDILQINNDLIAGMGTTTQPTDYQFSDTYSVEENSTYYYWLQSVSYSQELELYGPVSLFYTQNGIPEIPAKSCLYANHPNPFNPQTSISFDIAEGETGSLSIFNMKGQMILQKDYEAGQHSYNWNADNISSGLYLYRLETDEFRSTKKMLLLK; encoded by the coding sequence ATGAGGAAAATTTTAATAATTTTATCGTGTTTTATGTTTTTAGCAGGATTTTTGTGGGGACAGACGGAGATTGACACGTGGCAAAAATTGTCCGATGTCAGAAGTACTTTAACTGGTGACTATGTTTTAACTGGAAATTTAAGTAAATCTACTTCAGATTACTATACAGTACTATTTCCAGGAAAGACTTATAAGAATACTTGGGCAACAGGAACATATTATGTAAATGATTTAGTGTTGCACGATGGAATTTATTATTATGCAACCGTAGAAACTTCAAATGAGCCACCCCATGAAGATTGGGCAGAAGCTGAAGGTTGGAATCCAATCGGTGGTGGAGGAACAGCTGATAAATTCACAGGAACTATTGATGGAGATGGTAGTAACAACTACACTATTTCTGACATCTACATCAACCACCCCGATACGCCCAATGTCGGCCTCTTTGGACACATTGGTCGAGGCGCAGTTATAAAAAATCTTGGTTTAGAAACCGTCGATGTGAAAGGAGCCAGAGGTACCGGAAGTCTGGTGGGTAGAGTTACTGGTGATGAAACAACTTTTATTGAATATTGTTATGCGAATGGTGGTACAGTTGTTGGTGATGGTGCAACCGGTGGCTTGGTTGGTTCAAATAACAGCCATAGCACTTCGCCAAGTAACAGAAATGAACACCCTACGATTCAATATTCCTGGGCAAATATTGCTGTTTCTTGGTCTCAAAAATCCGGAAGTGGTGCAGATAAATTTGGAGGTTTGGCAGGATGTAACCAAAAGGGGAATGTCTTCTTCTGTTATGCCAGAGGTACTGTGACTGTAGACAATGATCCAGCGGTTACAGTATCTAATGATGATGGATCCGTTCCCTCGAGAATAGGTGGATTAATTGGTTGTATTTTAATCAGGGGTTTGGTAGAAAGTTGTTATTCTACGGGTTTGGTAACGACTAATGGCTCAGTAGCCAACGTTGGTGGATTAGTCGGCAGAGGCGGAACTGGCGGTGCCGGTGGTAATGCCTATGATAGCTTCTACCAAAGTCCAGTTACTGTTGATACCGAAGATATTGTTAATCCTAATCTGTTGAATGCTCCTGTTGGGTTGGTTGCATATACACCTGCAGGTGTTACGCTAAAAAATCAAACAGAAATGCAAACTCAATCGACTTATACAGATGCCGGTTGGGATTTTGATAATATTTGGACTATTTCTGGTGGTTATCCTGAATTAAGTAGTACTATGCCCACTATTTATAGTGTTGTATTAACAAATGGAAATTCATTTAATCCATCTGTCTCTCCTGGCAATTCAGACCAGACTATTGGGCGGTTTGCCTTAAATTTGGGATCTACTGGGACGAGTTATCTCGAGCGAGTAACTGTAAAACTGAATGGAACAAGAACTGGAGCATCAAACTTCAAATTATGGGAAAGTACAGATGAAAATTTCGGTTCGGGTACTCAATATGGATTAACAGTTTCATCCGATCCAGGTACGGGTGGATCGGTAAGTTTTGCAAAATCAGGTTTTACAATTAATACTTCAACAAAATATTACTTTCTTACCTGTGATGTAGCTTCTGATGCTACAGGTTCAATTGATGCAGAACTTTTTGATAGTTCAAGTTTACTTTTCTATGCAGGTGAATTGTCTGAAGATTATTTTGGAACAGAAGCAGATCCTATACTGCAACCCTTATCAGGTGATGATGCAACTCTTCCCGTCGTTCTTTCCGATTTTTCAGCTGAAATTGTAAATTCAACTCCGGTTATCAATTGGACAACCCAATCTGAAACTGAGAATCTGGGCTGGAACATTTATCGCAGCGAAAGTGAAAACGGCTGGCAGAATAATGATATTCTACAGATAAATAATGACCTGATCGCCGGCATGGGAACAACTACTCAGCCAACCGATTATCAGTTTAGTGATACGTATTCAGTAGAAGAAAACTCAACATATTATTATTGGCTGCAAAGTGTAAGTTATTCACAGGAACTTGAACTTTACGGACCAGTTTCATTATTTTATACTCAAAATGGAATACCTGAAATTCCTGCTAAATCCTGCTTATATGCCAATCATCCGAATCCATTCAATCCACAGACATCCATTTCATTTGATATTGCCGAGGGAGAAACTGGCTCGCTTTCGATCTTTAATATGAAGGGACAAATGATCTTGCAGAAAGATTATGAAGCAGGACAGCACAGTTATAATTGGAATGCAGACAACATTTCATCAGGCTTGTATTTGTATCGATTGGAAACTGATGAATTCAGAAGCACAAAGAAAATGCTGCTTCTAAAATAA
- a CDS encoding glycerol-3-phosphate acyltransferase, producing the protein MLSIISFIILALLSYCLGCLSMAKIITKNYKSINIYKVGTGHPDTLNIYNNIGKPLGIFAGIIDFGKVFFYLVLINYILGLSAVQNWIGADIGTQNHLLILGFMMVVGHCLPVSHHFRGGRGIFTYIGFVTFFAPWPMIIVAFLALLIVGFFKQIRFAQYMIVLLPPFLTFFFTHSMSLVGKMFIAAILMGIINFIVSKKLGEI; encoded by the coding sequence ATGTTATCAATCATCAGTTTTATAATCCTGGCACTTCTTTCCTACTGTCTGGGCTGCCTTTCCATGGCTAAGATCATTACGAAAAATTATAAATCTATCAATATTTATAAAGTCGGAACCGGACATCCCGACACTTTGAACATCTATAACAATATTGGAAAACCACTGGGTATTTTTGCCGGCATCATCGATTTTGGAAAAGTCTTCTTCTACCTGGTTCTTATCAATTATATTTTGGGATTGTCGGCAGTTCAAAATTGGATCGGAGCAGATATCGGAACGCAAAATCATTTGCTGATTCTCGGTTTCATGATGGTGGTTGGGCACTGTTTGCCTGTTTCTCATCATTTTCGAGGTGGACGCGGAATTTTTACTTATATTGGCTTCGTTACATTTTTTGCTCCCTGGCCGATGATAATCGTGGCTTTTCTGGCACTATTGATCGTGGGATTTTTCAAGCAAATTCGTTTTGCTCAATACATGATCGTTCTGCTGCCGCCATTTCTTACTTTCTTTTTCACTCATTCCATGTCTTTAGTAGGAAAAATGTTTATTGCAGCTATTTTGATGGGAATTATAAATTTCATAGTTTCTAAGAAATTAGGAGAGATCTGA
- the rplM gene encoding 50S ribosomal protein L13 encodes MKTDAPKANQIQQSWYLVDATDKVLGRLATQVASILRGKNKPYFSPHLDTGDFVVVVNAEKIRLTGNKENKKTYDRYSGYPGGRSEVTFKRMKEERPEEIIIHAVKGMLPKNILGRKLIQKLKVYAGANHPHAGQKPLDLDIK; translated from the coding sequence ATGAAAACTGATGCACCGAAAGCTAATCAGATTCAGCAAAGCTGGTATCTGGTAGATGCAACCGATAAGGTGCTGGGAAGGTTAGCCACACAGGTCGCGTCCATCCTGCGTGGAAAAAACAAACCTTATTTCAGCCCACATCTGGATACAGGTGATTTTGTGGTTGTAGTAAATGCCGAAAAGATTCGTCTTACAGGCAACAAGGAAAATAAAAAAACATACGATAGATATAGTGGTTATCCCGGTGGTAGAAGCGAAGTTACATTCAAAAGAATGAAAGAAGAAAGACCGGAAGAAATCATTATTCACGCCGTAAAAGGAATGCTTCCCAAAAATATCCTGGGAAGAAAATTAATCCAGAAATTGAAGGTTTATGCTGGAGCAAATCATCCGCATGCTGGCCAGAAACCTTTAGATTTAGATATTAAATAG
- a CDS encoding YggS family pyridoxal phosphate-dependent enzyme: MSIAQNIAKVKSRIEAAAKKCGRNSSEIKLLAVTKTHPVSTIEEALANGIRSIGENRIQEAEEKIPQLSGKFSEFHFIGHLQSNKIKKLMPLNPVLIHSIDKFSTARKLNDYLTLYNREQDLLVQVNTSSEESKFGIEPKDTIKFVKQISELTNLHLKGLMTIGKFTDNQHEIRACFKMLRELSEIVKDTKIPNVEMKYLSMGMTSDFELAIEEGANIVRIGSAIFGSRNY, from the coding sequence ATGTCGATAGCGCAGAATATTGCAAAAGTAAAATCCCGTATCGAAGCTGCGGCAAAAAAGTGCGGAAGAAACTCCTCTGAGATAAAACTGCTGGCTGTTACCAAAACTCATCCCGTTTCAACCATCGAAGAAGCTCTGGCAAATGGCATAAGATCTATCGGTGAAAACAGAATTCAGGAAGCTGAGGAGAAGATTCCGCAACTATCCGGAAAATTCAGCGAATTTCATTTTATCGGTCATCTGCAATCCAATAAAATAAAAAAATTGATGCCGCTGAATCCTGTGCTTATTCATTCCATCGACAAATTTTCTACAGCTCGTAAATTGAATGATTATCTTACATTGTACAACCGTGAACAAGATCTTCTGGTTCAAGTGAATACATCAAGTGAAGAAAGCAAATTCGGCATCGAACCAAAAGATACAATTAAGTTTGTAAAACAGATTTCTGAGCTTACAAATTTGCATTTGAAAGGTTTGATGACGATCGGAAAATTTACAGATAATCAGCATGAAATAAGAGCTTGTTTTAAAATGCTGAGAGAATTATCGGAAATAGTGAAAGATACCAAAATTCCAAACGTAGAAATGAAATATCTTTCCATGGGAATGACCAGCGATTTTGAATTGGCAATTGAGGAAGGAGCAAACATCGTCCGCATCGGTTCAGCTATTTTCGGCAGCAGAAATTATTAA